In Scheffersomyces stipitis CBS 6054 chromosome 8, complete sequence, one DNA window encodes the following:
- a CDS encoding predicted protein, translating to MSDLGSRLGPQGRALLHGGESDYPKATPQELDFLINDLRFPKPGTTIQTVLGYLYNYIPYIKHEHNLRLVIASFLNNPLCFGHQAPPMEQNYLILEVFKLITDKKLKISQPTLTIRNYYEVILTELTNFVSFNPTANSWKILPILSGLFLSNELRDQLYTEVSYLDYGWFFSDWDNKAKSLFKKALGLSISPSHSDNIINLSLLSFAVIFKKTENVEEYSGQVPSSFIIPKLVELIILNPEDSSAVIFKFFHLDPRDTQSMDIIQKEISQKPVIKHINKLSFLLEAYFQTLKLDSSSFEIVMDSLLKILDFNRRLCHNTQSSLFNSKGSTLDANPVHSVFWRSLKSLLFSEIIIFQGILTRFFSASRPSFFNLFGRRDLGRFESQYKQIALKILHSLYYVHFVMLSIGQGGFDSYNFVYYLTSELAHNSGIGFENLTMSLIGDYREVNLYPDVINSDYIAASKVLFVLGLWENYLQSKKANQIFIKEKIFGLAMDLADDRKYKEGDVVEAAHSVVLFCFANSTTNNTHETFAYVRLLLGQFPSRLSSHQLNIAIETLGKKLLSNPVQYLDEGYKDSAEEFIAFIYTEAEKTIPGQSIDTKQVIQSEISDPVAGSIAPEYEFAKRTTAGTSREAIIQALINLIPYFPLTHFTSWLDRIWELVKSSTPEEAEYLITTLWKALSENMDMNRVELGVRWWYEMRGMPETVKEVPARKEARL from the coding sequence CCCAAAGCTACTCCTCAGGAGTTGGACTTTCTCATCAACGATTTGAGATTCCCCAAACCAGGTACAACCATTCAAACAGTGCTTGGTTACTTGTATAATTATATTCCGTACATTAAGCACGAGCACAACTTACGACTCGTAATTGCcagcttcttgaacaacccATTATGTTTTGGCCATCAAGCTCCTCCCATGGAGCAGAACTATCTCATCTTagaagttttcaaattgatcACAGacaaaaagttgaaaatctcCCAGCCCACCTTGACAATTAGGAATTACTACGAAGTCATATTGACAGAATTGACTAATTTTGTGTCCTTCAATCCAACTGCGAATTCGTGGAAGATTTTGCCTATTTTGTCTGGATTATTTCTTTCCAACGAACTAAGAGATCAACTCTATACAGAAGTCAGCTATCTAGACTATGGCTGGTTTTTCAGTGATTGGGATAACAAAGCCAaatctcttttcaagaaagctCTTGGCCTCAGTATTTCTCCTTCTCATTCCGATAACATAATCAACTTGAGTTTGTTGAGTTTTGCTGTGATATTCaagaaaactgaaaatgtagaagaGTATTCAGGACAAGTACCCAGCTCATTTATAATCCCCAAACTAGTGGAACTTATAATTCTCAACCCGGAAGACTCATCTGCTGTAATTTTTAAGTTTTTCCATCTTGACCCCAGAGATACTCAGAGTATGGACATTATCCAAAAGGAAATATCTCAGAAACCAGTAATAAAACACATTAACAAGCTCtcattcttgttggaagCATACTTCCAGACTTTGAAGCTTGACAGCTCGTCTTTTGAAATAGTCATGGATTCACTTTTGAAAATTCTAGACTTCAACAGACGTTTGTGCCACAACACGCAGTCGTCTTTATTCAACTCTAAGGGAAGCACTTTGGATGCAAATCCAGTTCATCTGGTCTTCTGGAGATCATTAAAGTCTTTATTATTTTCTGAAATTATCATATTTCAAGGTATATTAACGAGAttcttttctgcttctAGACCTAGCTTTTTTAATctatttggaagaagagatttGGGTAGGTTTGAATCACAGTACAAGCAAATTGCCTTGAAGATTTTGCACAGCTTGTACTATGTTCACTTCGTAATGTTGTCAATTGGACAAGGAGGCTTCGACAGCTATAATTTCGTATACTATTTAACATCTGAATTGGCACACAATTCAGGCATCGGCTTTGAAAATCTCACCATGTCTTTGATTGGAGACTACAGAGAAGTGAACCTTTACCCAGATGTGATAAATTCAGATTATATTGCTGCATCAAAAGTACTTTTTGTCTTAGGGTTGTGGGAAAATTATCTACAACTGAAGAAAGCTAACCAGATTTTCATAAAAGAGAAGATATTCGGTCTTGCAATGGACCTTGCTGACGACCGTAAGTATAAAGAGGgagatgttgttgaagcGGCACATTcagttgttcttttctgcttTGCCAATAGCACAACGAATAACACCCATGAGACTTTTGCTTATGTGAGATTACTCTTGGGACAATTTCCTTCCAGACTTTCTTCGCACCAACTCAATATTGCTATCGAAACATTGGGTAAGAAGCTATTATCGAACCCTGTTCAGTATCTTGATGAAGGGTACAAGGATTCGGCAGAGGAGTTTATAGCATTCATTTAtacagaagcagaaaaaaCCATACCAGGACAGCTGATAGATACGAAGCAAGTTATTCAGAGCGAAATCAGTGATCCTGTTGCTGGAAGTATCGCACCGGAATATGAATTTGCAAAGCGTACTACTGCTGGGACTTCCAGAGAGGCAATTATCCAAGCTTTGATAAACTTGATTCCATACTTTCCATTAACTCATTTTACTAGTTGGCTCGACAGAATTTGGGAATTGGTCAAACTGAGCactccagaagaagctgagTACTTGATAACAACTCTCTGGAAAGCACTCAGTGAAAATATGGACATGAACCGAGTAGAACTTGGAGTTAGATGGTGGTATGAAATGAGGGGAATGCCTGAGACTGTTAAAGAAGTTCCAGCTCGTAAAGAAGCTAGACTTTAA